TCCGCTGCAAGTAAGTCCTCGGACATGTTCTCAGGCATCCGCACATTCATTCCGAGACTGAGCTTATGCGCTTCGAGCACCGAATAAATCTCTTCCAAAGATTTTTTGCCGAAATTGGGCAATTCCATCAATTGCGCTTCGGTCAAAGAAACTAAAGCGCCAACAGTAGCGATTTTGGCAGCCTTAAGACAATTAGACGAACGTACGTTCAGTTCCAATTGCTCAACAGGCCGCGCAAACAACCGCATCATTTCCATCTGCTCCTGCAGCTCTTGATCCGCGTCAGGATGTTTTTCAGAGGGATTAAGCGTAAAAATATCTAGATGTCGGATTAATAAAGCGGCTGCACTTCTTACTGCATCAGCAGGCGAAATACTGCCGTCGGTCAGTACATCAAGCACCAAACGGTCAAAGTCGGTCACTTGTCCAACACGTGCATCTTCTATTTGAAAATTCACTTTGACGATAGGTGAAAAGTTAGCATCCAGATAAATAGTTCCCAAAGGAGCATGTTCAAATTCAAATTGATCAGCGGTCACGTAGCCGCGCCCTTTAGCAACCTTGATCTCCATCTCAACGACCGTATCGCTTTGTGTAGCGGTAAACACGACCAGATCAGGATTAATCACTTCAATGGGCTGCCCTTCAAAAAGGTCTGCAGCAGTCACTTCGCCTTCACCCGTATGGCTGAAGGTAAAAATACGGTTTTCCCCTTCGTTCAAGCGAATTCTGCAGCGCTTCAAATTAAGCACCACATCCGTCGTATCTTCATACACACCGGGGATCGCGGAAAATTCGTGGGGGATATTTTCAAAACGTATGGCAGTAATTGCACTGCCTTCAAGCGCAGACAACAACACTCTTCTTAAGGCGTTCCCAACAGTGGTGCCGTATCCGCGTTCAAAGGGCTCAGCAATAATGCGCGCACTATAGTCGGTAGCATCCTCTTCCAAATTGTACATCTTGGGAATGCTGAATTCTCTTTCGCTCATGGTTTCGCGCCTTTCCGGACTTTGACTCTAATTAAACTTTACCAACACACCACGTGACAGGCGCATAAACTGCTTTCCTGTCCCCATAGTTGCCAAACTCAGACGCGCCGCCTTTTCGGAGAACGGCATCCGTTATGAGGGATAGGAGTCACATCACGAATCAACGTGACGTTGAGCCCACAAGCTTGGATTGCGCGAATAGCAGATTCGCGACCGGAGCCGGGACCATTGACATAAGCGCGCACTTCGCGCAACCCCATATCCAAAGCTTTTTTACCGGCCTGCTCCGCTGCCAACTGGGCTGCAAAGGCGGTGCTTTTACGGGATCCGGAAAAACCGACTTGACCCGCGCTACACCAAGAAACGACATTGCCCTGCGGATCGGTAATGGAAATAATGGTGTTGTTAAACGTTGCCTGAATATGGGCAACGCCTGAAGTGATATTCAGATGTACTTTACGTTTCTTAATCTTAGATTTGCGTTTTTCTTTAGCCACCTTCGTTGTTCTCCTGGCAATTCACCATGTTTGAAGTGTGTTGTAATTAAATCGACGGATCAGGATTAAAGACCGGATCAGGATTTCTTCTTAACGACAGCCATGCGCCGCGGGCCTTTCCGGGTCCGCGCGTTGGTATTGGTTCGCTGTCCGCGCACAGGCAGTCCGCGTTTGTGGCGCATGCCACGATAGGAACCGATATCCATTAGCCGTTTGATGTTGGCATTGGTCTCACGGCGCAAG
The Candidatus Hydrogenedentota bacterium genome window above contains:
- the rpsK gene encoding 30S ribosomal protein S11; translation: MARRTTKVAKEKRKSKIKKRKVHLNITSGVAHIQATFNNTIISITDPQGNVVSWCSAGQVGFSGSRKSTAFAAQLAAEQAGKKALDMGLREVRAYVNGPGSGRESAIRAIQACGLNVTLIRDVTPIPHNGCRSPKRRRV